Proteins from a genomic interval of Rubinisphaera italica:
- a CDS encoding molybdenum cofactor biosynthesis protein MoaE, with protein sequence MKKTSHQKFESDETGSLRIELTESPIDHSELLNSVQDHSCGASVLFLGTVREFTNGKQTDSLTYEAYHEMAISEIHKLIEQARQQWNVKHIGIIHRLGPLALGETAVAIAVSSPHRADSFAAAQFLMDEIKKSVPIWKQEHWSDGTTEWVHPSQT encoded by the coding sequence AACAGGATCCCTCCGGATCGAACTGACAGAATCACCAATCGACCACAGCGAACTGTTGAACTCAGTCCAGGACCACTCCTGTGGAGCATCTGTTCTGTTTCTGGGAACTGTCCGTGAATTCACAAATGGAAAACAGACCGATTCCCTGACCTATGAGGCCTATCATGAAATGGCCATCAGTGAGATCCACAAGCTGATCGAACAGGCTCGCCAGCAATGGAACGTCAAGCACATCGGTATCATCCATCGGTTGGGACCATTAGCACTTGGTGAAACGGCTGTCGCGATAGCCGTTAGTTCTCCGCATCGAGCCGACTCGTTTGCAGCTGCTCAATTTCTCATGGATGAAATCAAAAAATCTGTCCCCATATGGAAACAGGAACACTGGTCCGACGGCACCACAGAATGGGTTCATCCGAGTCAAACGTAA